TCGTCACGCTCAGCGTCACCTACGTCCTCTCGGTCCTCGACGCCGTCACCCAGAAGCGCTCGTTCGCGAGCGGCGTGAGCGGCCTCGGCACGCGGAGCGACGCGATCGTTCGAACGAGCTGGAACGGCGAGGCGTTCCGGGGGCTCGACCTCCCGCTGAACACGTTCACGGCACAGCTCAACGCGCTCACGGCGAATCACAAGGCCTACCCGATCCTCCACTACTTCTTCAGCGCCCAGCGCGACCAGGCCCCGGCGCTCAGCGTCACGATCCTCGACGAGGCGTTGACGCTCCTCCGTTTCGGCGTTCCCGAACGAAATCGACCCGACGAGATACTCGTCAGAAACGCGCGATCGAGCGTCCGGAACTACCTGGCGACGCTCCACGAGGCGTTCATCACGCCCGCTTCCCGGACCCCGCCCGCGCCGACCCTCGACTCTCTCCGCGAAGCGGGCGTCCCGACGGTTTCCGACGACGAGTTCGCCCGGTCGCTCGATGCGCTGGACGAGCGACGGCGACAGCTGCTCGGGCTGGTCGAGACCGATGCACGGCGGTGGCCGTCCCGGGAGAACGGGTGAGTTCGGCCCGAGTTCGAGCGACTCGACGTCCCCCAGGAGTTCGTTGGGATGGTCGTCCATCGCTGAGACGCCAAGCGTTTCGCTCGCGCAGTGCAACGCTACGTTCGACTCCGCGTGACGAGTCGGCACCACGTCCCCGTTCGGTTTCCGCGGAGTCCACAGACGGCGGCGAGGACGACCGCGCCGCTCACGAGGACCGCCGCGCCGAAGATGAGGACGACGCTCACCGTGTCGAGCGCGTCGATACCGTACGCGGTTCCGAGTTTCTTCGCGGCGACGGCGAGACTCCCGGCGAGCAGCATCGCGGCGAAGTAGCCCTTGATCTCGTCCTCGTCGACGTGTCTGGTCGCGCCCGCACCGACGCGCGCGCCGAGGGCGCTCCCCACGAGCAGCGCACCGACGACGGGGAGCGCCACCGCGCCGGCCTGCGCGTAGACGAACGCGCCGAAGGCACCGGAGAGCGTTATCTGAAGGATGTCCGTCCCCACGGCGATCGCGGCGGGGACGCCGAGGCCGTACACCATCGCGGGCATCAGGAGGAACCCACCGCCGACGCCGAGGAAGCCGGACAGTACGCCGATCGTGAGCCCGATCGCGAAGACGACGGTCGCGGAGACGCGGACGCCGCCGCGGAGCGTCACCATCGGCGGGACGTCGACGGACTGCACGCGACGGGCGAGGTCGTTCCCGTCCGCGTCGTCCGCGTCGTCGGACCCCCACGCGTCGCGGAGCGTGAACAGACCGACCGCGGCGAGGAGACCGACGTACGCGACGCTGATGACGAGATCGGCCGTCCCGGTCGCTTCGAGGGAGAAGACGACGCGCTTTCCCCCCTCGATACCGAGGGTCATGGCCACCGTCATGATGGCCGCGAGTTTGTAGTCGACCTGACCGTGATCGCGGTGGCGGAGCGCGCCGATGACGGACGTCCCGAAGACGAACGCGAGTCCACTGCCGACCGCGACCGTCGACGGATACCCCATCACGAGCAACGCGGGCGTGACGAGAAACGAACCGCCCATCCCGAAGAATCCGAACAGGGTTCCGATGAGCAGACCGAACCCGACGAACGCGCCGACCAGCAGGGGACTCATCCCGAGGATCTCCAACGTCAGTCACCCCCGATCCGCTCGAGGACCGTCGAACCGGCGACGCTACTCAGCGCACCGTAGCCGACGTATAGCGCGATGGCCTCCGCCAAGACGAGGCCCACCGTCGCCGCCGCGTGTGCGGCAGTCGAGGGTTCGAGGCCGAACATCTCACACACCACCGGTGTCGTCCGATCGAGTCGTCGGTGCACGGTTCTCGTTCCCTGGATGTACTGTCGGATAGCGTCGGATCATGTGGGTCGATCGAGAGACGCGTCGCCGGCCGATTCGGTGCTGTCCGTGCCGAGCGAGCGCGCGTATCCCTGGGCGTAGGCACCGAGGAACATCCCGGCGATCGCCCAGAGGATGGGGTAGTTACCGATGCCGACGCTGGCGTACGCGGCACCCGGACAGATGCCGGAGACGCCCCAGCCGACGCCGAAGACGGTACCGCCGACGACGACGTTGCGGTCGAACTCCTTGAGCCGACGCGTGTATTCGCGTCCGGTCAGCGGCGCTCGGTCGAGAGACCGCGTCGCGACGGCGAAGGTGATCCCGGTGACGACCGCCGCGCCGCCCATGACGAACAGGAGGCCGAAGTCCTCGAACTGGAGGAAGTCCAGCACGATTTCGGGACGGGCCATCCCGCTGATCGCGAGGCCGAAGCCGAAGATCAGCCCCCCGACGTAGATCGCGGGCAGGAACAGCGGACTGCGTCGCTCGGCGCTCACGGCGTCACCCCCAGCGCCTGGACGAGTTGGGCGGTTCCGATGGCGACGGCGAGGAACGTCGCGACGTTCACCAGCGACGTGTTCGACAGCGAGCCGACCCCGCAGACCCCGTGGCCCGAGGTGCAGCCCTTGCCGAGGCGCGTGCCGACGCCGACGAGGATCCCGCCGCCCAGCAGCCGCCACCACTGGACGTCGGTCGTCCAGATGCCCGGGTTCGACACGAGCCCCCAGATCGCCGCGCCGCTGACGATCCCCGCGGTGAACACGAGCCGCCAGCCGCGCGACCGGACGTACGTGAACCGGTTGAACCGCGGGACGTCCGAGACGTACGACAGCGTCGACTCGAGGAACGAACTCGCCCCGGCGATGATCCC
The window above is part of the Halomarina pelagica genome. Proteins encoded here:
- a CDS encoding sulfite exporter TauE/SafE family protein, whose amino-acid sequence is MSPLLVGAFVGFGLLIGTLFGFFGMGGSFLVTPALLVMGYPSTVAVGSGLAFVFGTSVIGALRHRDHGQVDYKLAAIMTVAMTLGIEGGKRVVFSLEATGTADLVISVAYVGLLAAVGLFTLRDAWGSDDADDADGNDLARRVQSVDVPPMVTLRGGVRVSATVVFAIGLTIGVLSGFLGVGGGFLLMPAMVYGLGVPAAIAVGTDILQITLSGAFGAFVYAQAGAVALPVVGALLVGSALGARVGAGATRHVDEDEIKGYFAAMLLAGSLAVAAKKLGTAYGIDALDTVSVVLIFGAAVLVSGAVVLAAVCGLRGNRTGTWCRLVTRSRT
- a CDS encoding YeeE/YedE family protein encodes the protein MVALTLSSAIDASITPSVALAEFFPRGILPYLLGGVLVGLGAAVVYLGTGIIAGASSFLESTLSYVSDVPRFNRFTYVRSRGWRLVFTAGIVSGAAIWGLVSNPGIWTTDVQWWRLLGGGILVGVGTRLGKGCTSGHGVCGVGSLSNTSLVNVATFLAVAIGTAQLVQALGVTP
- a CDS encoding DUF6691 family protein, whose protein sequence is MSAERRSPLFLPAIYVGGLIFGFGLAISGMARPEIVLDFLQFEDFGLLFVMGGAAVVTGITFAVATRSLDRAPLTGREYTRRLKEFDRNVVVGGTVFGVGWGVSGICPGAAYASVGIGNYPILWAIAGMFLGAYAQGYARSLGTDSTESAGDASLDRPT
- a CDS encoding potassium channel family protein, whose amino-acid sequence is MSVAYSVLGVLLLTVGVGDLLWTTLWVEGGAGPLTSRSMPSVWRALKRIGKQRPRVLSLSGPLILVFGLATWLALLWAGWTLVFAGAEGVLVDTREGGPVSWAERFYFVGYSVFTLGNGDFAPRDGVWQIVTVLVTASGMLFVTLSVTYVLSVLDAVTQKRSFASGVSGLGTRSDAIVRTSWNGEAFRGLDLPLNTFTAQLNALTANHKAYPILHYFFSAQRDQAPALSVTILDEALTLLRFGVPERNRPDEILVRNARSSVRNYLATLHEAFITPASRTPPAPTLDSLREAGVPTVSDDEFARSLDALDERRRQLLGLVETDARRWPSRENG
- a CDS encoding DUF7512 family protein is translated as MFGLEPSTAAHAAATVGLVLAEAIALYVGYGALSSVAGSTVLERIGGD